The Candidatus Methylacidiphilales bacterium region ACGTGCCCGCCCAAGGTTCCGTTATTTGACAAAATGCAGTGGTTGCCGACGACGCAATCGTGGGCCACATGGCTGTAGGTGAGAAACAGATTGTCGGAGCCGATGACGGTTTTTTCATCCGGGTTGGTGCCGCGGTTGACGCTGGTGAATTCACGGAACTCGTTGTTGTCGCCCACTTCCAGACAAGTCGGCTCGCCCTTGTATTTCAGGTCCTGGGTTTTTCCGCCGATGCTGCAAAACGGGTGGAAGAGGTTGTTTTTTCCGAAGGTGGCGGGCCCTTGCAGGCTGGCATGGTTCATGAGGACGCAGCCTTCGCCGAGCGTGACGTCGGGACCCACGACGCAATAGGGGCCTATTTCCACATTTTCGGGCAGCCGGGCCCGGGATGCAATGACAGCGGTGGGATGAATGG contains the following coding sequences:
- the lpxA gene encoding acyl-ACP--UDP-N-acetylglucosamine O-acyltransferase; protein product: MPIHPTAVIASRARLPENVEIGPYCVVGPDVTLGEGCVLMNHASLQGPATFGKNNLFHPFCSIGGKTQDLKYKGEPTCLEVGDNNEFREFTSVNRGTNPDEKTVIGSDNLFLTYSHVAHDCVVGNHCILSNNGTLGGHVTLADYAIVSGLGAVHQFCRIGLHALVGGCTKIVQDVPPYFIADGNPAAVRAVNEVGLKRRGFSEEQIKVLRKALRILYNLKFNTSQALAALEEEFGQHNEVQVLIQFARESSRGIIR